Proteins encoded in a region of the Rutidosis leptorrhynchoides isolate AG116_Rl617_1_P2 chromosome 9, CSIRO_AGI_Rlap_v1, whole genome shotgun sequence genome:
- the LOC139869102 gene encoding 3'-5' exonuclease-like has translation MTIDIYDHQIYDDTHDEYTVKFYQDSILTLVTPTPSLVDDWISEIEFIHRRRLDRLIVGLDVEWRPSYSRIENPVATLQLCVGRRCLIFQILHAEYIPYSLKNFLNNDDYTFTGVGIGADVKKLERDYDIEVARIVDLRRLGAEELGMRGLNNAGMKELARRFLGAEIEKPRRITMSDWDQPWLTDDQVSYACVDAFVSFEIGRVLIQGH, from the coding sequence ATGACGATCGATATCTACGATCATCAAATCTACGACGACACACACGACGAATACACCGTAAAATTCTACCAGGACTCCATTCTCACTCTAGTCACTCCCACACCATCGTTAGTGGACGACTGGATCTCCGAAATCGAATTCATCCACCGCCGCCGTCTCGACCGTCTGATCGTCGGTCTCGACGTCGAATGGCGTCCAAGCTACTCACGAATCGAAAACCCCGTCGCGACGCTACAATTATGCGTCGGCCGCCGCTGCCTAATTTTCCAAATACTCCATGCAGAGTACATTCCGTACTCTTTGAAAAACTTTTTGAATAATGATGACTACACGTTTACCGGTGTGGGGATTGGTGCTGACGTCAAGAAGCTGGAGAGGGATTATGATATCGAGGTAGCGAGAATTGTAGATCTGAGGAGGTTGGGGGCTGAAGAGTTGGGTATGAGAGGGCTTAATAATGCTGGGATGAAAGAGCTAGCTCGAAGGTTTCTTGGGGCTGAAATTGAGAAACCGAGACGCATTACGATGAGTGATTGGGATCAACCATGGTTAACTGATGATCAGGTGAGCTATGCTTGTGTTGATGCTTTTGTGAGTTTTGAGATTGGCAGGGTTTTGATTCAGGGTCATTAA